The genomic region ACATTacttcattaatattatatattaattttaactcacatatatatgtttcttataagaatataattatatacagagatacatatattacatgatattattttattttgattcaacaataatttataagaaaaaatgacAATCATTAATACATTCAAATTTACCAACAGACAAAGAACATAATTTATAAGTATTAATTATAAGTATTACGTTCTAAATCCATgtacattaataaaattatagaaacaatgtgtatgtttattaagtatataaactaaagatattacatataacgttttatataaataagttatataaaaaaacatgtttCTTGTTATGCACTTTACTCATACATCGCCTTAAttctgttatatttttcattatttcttaaaatctTAGGAATTACTATTACAAGTATAACAACTAATATTAAGATAATTGTGCTAAAtgctattaaaaaaaaatattcttttgcCGTACCTAAACATTTTTCTATAGCATCCCACACAACACTCATATTCCCTAATTTTTTAATCTCATCTCctgctttttttaatagctCTAATCCTTGTAATATGGGTAAACCTATTCccagaaagaaaaaaagtaaaaatatggtAGTTCCAAATccgtaatttttaaatttgattttttttaaagatatatctCTAATtctcctctttttttctagAAAAGCatcataatctttttttcttattaattttttttcaaaatgaaaatgttttccatcaaaTATTCCATTATTGTAATCTATAACTTCTGTATAGTACTGagctttatttaataaaggtTTATTGGattttgtgtttttttctttattccattttttattattagttatatatttacttttttttttattattatctgGAAAAAATtcgtttaaatatatgttatttgaatctttatcctttttacattttgctAATAATCGATAATTTCTTTTGTCTAATATTCTACACTGCATAAAATTCTCACCTACAAATTTGTTAAAAgttaactaaaaaaaaacattattattcaaatgaacaaatattttaattgtaaaaaactgtattaataaaaaaaaacacaaaaattatgtataatacaataacataactaatattatcatacctCATCATGgttaaaagagaaaatcctctttaaaaaagtaaaagtagttattataataaataagatttgattaatttttagttccatattatatatctataatattataaaatacaaactaatgaataaattaataataacataatacttttttttattaatatattttgctttttagtaagatattaataaaatatatacaactaTAATGTACAATTAAACAACtacatataaaaagatatataataatgtattatatattttttacctaaatgttatataaaaacaaattgtatcattaaaataaaagaatttgaattcattcataaatatacaatatatataatttaactttttatttaatgcagtattaaatattttttatcatatgaaaatattcaGTTTATAAGCAATAGAGAatgtatagaatatatatatataatacactcctttatatattaaaacactTATTAAGGATACTAATGAATTTATCCTGTTTGTAATACTAATTTTACAAGCATCATTTTTTAGAacaagtatattttattcttaataaatattaattattatagcgtaaaataacaaataaagaaaatattttgtgtTGTGTTAATTATTACCCATAGTTTAGTTTCCTCTTATTCATAAGAAgtttttttgatattataaatataattaaaaaaatataatttataatgtaatatctAATTTACGaggaaatatattcataaggAAATCtaagaaataatttcttatgattatgcatttatttttgtaaattataatttttataattaagtcgctgtttaattgtaaataaaatatttttaaatttatccatttttttttttttttttccttattaatttatattttgaatattgtaatgcaattagaaaaaaagaaaatcgTAAAATTACAAGAGAATTATTTCTTACTTATACGCTTATACgtaattttttcatgtaatatcatattttaacgaattatcataatactatatattaaaacaaaagaaattattatttcttcgtaaataattaatgaaaCGTTCATTGctgtaataaattttgtaatatatataaagaaaaatatatttataaacgtataataaagtttttattttaatatttttaaaaaatacactttaattaaaatgaaataatttaaatttattcctAATTATACTaggtatattattaaattatttcatcGAGTGTACTAAttaaatagtatttttacaaatccttttcttaataaactaagggaaa from Plasmodium malariae genome assembly, chromosome: 11 harbors:
- the PmUG01_11011100 gene encoding fam-m protein; translated protein: MELKINQILFIIITTFTFLKRIFSFNHDELTFNKFVGENFMQCRILDKRNYRLLAKCKKDKDSNNIYLNEFFPDNNKKKSKYITNNKKWNKEKNTKSNKPLLNKAQYYTEVIDYNNGIFDGKHFHFEKKLIRKKDYDAFLEKKRRIRDISLKKIKFKNYGFGTTIFLLFFFLGIGLPILQGLELLKKAGDEIKKLGNMSVVWDAIEKCLGTAKEYFFLIAFSTIILILVVILVIVIPKILRNNEKYNRIKAMYE